The Pseudomonas fluorescens nucleotide sequence GCCGATCCCCGAGGTGTTGGTGGCGCTCGGCCAGTTGGCCGCGTTCAACCGCGCGGCAATCCGCGAGTTGATGAGCGACAGCGTGAGCGCACCCGAGCAGTTGGAGGCGATCAGCAGGGAAGAGTTGCTTGAGCGTTTGCAGGAACGCAGCGTGACCCTGCTCGATGTGCGCCCGGCCGAGGAGTTTGCCCAGGGGCATTTGCCGGGTGCGATCAATATTCCATTCGCTGAGTTGCAGCAGCGCCTGGGCGAATTGCCGGCCAGCCAGGAAGTGGTCGCCTATTGCCGCGGGCCCTGGTGCGTGTTTTCCCGTGATGCGGTGACGGCCCTGAAAGCCGGGGGCTTCAGGGCACGGCACTACCTTCAGGGCGTCGAACAGTGGCCCGAGCCGCTGCAGGGTTAAACCAGTTCGCCAAGGCAGCGCTCGAGGATGTCCAGGCCCTCTGCGAATACGTCAGGCTCGATGGTCAGTGGCGCCAGCAGGCGGATGATGTGCCGGGCCTTGCCGCTGGGCATCAGCAGCAAGCCGGCGCTCCTGGCCGCTGCCAGCAGTTGCGCCAGTTGTGCCGTGGCCGGGGTGCCGTCGGCCTTGAGCAGTTCAATCCCGCGCATGGCGCCGGTGCCGGTCAGGCGGCCCAGGTAAGGTGAGAGCTTGTTCGCCTGCCAGCGCTCGAAACGGCTGAGCAGCGCCGCTTCCTGCTGCTCACCCCAGGTCGAAAGGTTGGCATCGCTCATTTCCTCCAGGGTCGCCAGCGCGGCGGCGCACGCCATCGGGTTTCCGGAGTAGGTGCCGCCAAGGCCGCCTTTGGGCAGGTTGTCGACCAGCGCCTTGCGCCCGACCACCGCGCCCAGCGGCATGCCACCGGCGATGCTCTTGGCCAGCAACAGCAGGTCCGGCTCGATGCCCAGGCGCGGGAAGGCGAAGCGCTGGCCGGTGCGGCCAAAACCCGACTGGATCTCATCGATGACGATCAGGATGCCGTGCTGGTCGCAGAAGCGGCGTAAGGCCTGGGCAAATGCAGGTTCCATGGCCAGAAAGCCGGCTTCGCCCTGAACCGGTTCGAAGATGAAGGCGGCCACGTCATTGACGTCGATCTCGACGCTGAACAAGCGCTCCAGGGCCTGCAGTGCCTGTTCGGTGGTGATTCCGGTGTCCTGGCTGGGGTAGGGCAGGTGATACACCGGCCCTGGTAGTACGCCGACCCGCTGTTTGTAGGGCGCCACCTTGCCGTTGAGGTTGAGGGTGGCCAGGGTGCGGCCATGAAAGCCACCGTCGAAGGCGATGATCGCGGTCTTGCCAGTGGCCCCGCGGGCGATCTTCAGGGCGTTTTCTGCCGCTTCTGCGCCGCTGTTGGTGAGCATGCCGCTGAGCGGATAGGACACCGGCACGAACTGCGCCAGGCGCTGCATCAGTTCGATGTAGGGTTCATGCCCGGCGGCGTTGAAGGCGTAGTGGGTCAGGCGCGTGGCCTGCTGCTGGATGGCCGCGACAATCCGCGGATGACAATGGCCCAGGTTCAATACGCCAATGCCGCCAACGAAATCTATATAACGTTTGCCGTCGGTGTCCCAGACTTCCGCGTTTTTACCGTGGGACAGTGTAATAGGGTGAAC carries:
- a CDS encoding ArsR/SmtB family transcription factor, which translates into the protein MKTQQHQHIAELARTLGHAHRLNLLEQIADGELAVEQLAQQCELSVANASQHLQHLRRAGFVQTRRDGKRVLYRLSAGPIPEVLVALGQLAAFNRAAIRELMSDSVSAPEQLEAISREELLERLQERSVTLLDVRPAEEFAQGHLPGAINIPFAELQQRLGELPASQEVVAYCRGPWCVFSRDAVTALKAGGFRARHYLQGVEQWPEPLQG
- a CDS encoding 2-aminoadipate transaminase; protein product: MSHETISQSISVVHPITLSHGKNAEVWDTDGKRYIDFVGGIGVLNLGHCHPRIVAAIQQQATRLTHYAFNAAGHEPYIELMQRLAQFVPVSYPLSGMLTNSGAEAAENALKIARGATGKTAIIAFDGGFHGRTLATLNLNGKVAPYKQRVGVLPGPVYHLPYPSQDTGITTEQALQALERLFSVEIDVNDVAAFIFEPVQGEAGFLAMEPAFAQALRRFCDQHGILIVIDEIQSGFGRTGQRFAFPRLGIEPDLLLLAKSIAGGMPLGAVVGRKALVDNLPKGGLGGTYSGNPMACAAALATLEEMSDANLSTWGEQQEAALLSRFERWQANKLSPYLGRLTGTGAMRGIELLKADGTPATAQLAQLLAAARSAGLLLMPSGKARHIIRLLAPLTIEPDVFAEGLDILERCLGELV